One window of the Pseudochaenichthys georgianus chromosome 21, fPseGeo1.2, whole genome shotgun sequence genome contains the following:
- the cers6 gene encoding ceramide synthase 6, whose translation MAGILAWFWNERFWLPHNVTWADLKNTDEATFPQAEDLYLACPLAFCIFMIRLVFERFIARPCAMGLKIQTNGPQKAQPNAILEKVFTAITKHPDEKRLEGLSKQLDWDVRTIQRWFRQRRNQEKPSTLARFCESMWRFTFYLYIFTYGVRFLKKTTWLWNTKECWYNYPYQPLTVDIHYYYILELSFYLSLFFSQFTDIRRKDFLIMFLHHVATISLITFSYVNNMARVGALVMCLHDAADVLIEAAKMANYAKCQILCNLLFAMFAIIFISSRLAVYPVWILNTTLFESWEIVGPYPSWWVFNLLLISLQLLHSFWSYLIMKTACRAISKGKVGKWNPLHVSKDDRSDIESSSDEEETPPANQKQHSSSGTANGTNKNHGTNGYLTGATYPDEH comes from the exons ATGGCGGGTATTTTGGCGTGGTTTTGGAACGAGAGGTTCTGGCTCCCCCACAATGTAACCTGGGCTGATTTAAAAAACACAGATGAAGCAACGTTCCCGCAAGCCGAGGATCTGTATCTGGCTTGTCCTTTAGCATTCTGCATCTTTATGATTCGGCTGGTTTTTGAAAG GTTTATTGCAAGACCATGTGCCATGGGCCTGAAGATCCAAACCAACGGGCCACAGAAAGCACAACCCAACGCTATACTGGAGAAGGTTTTCACTGCTATAACCAAG CATCCAGACGAGAAAAGGTTGGAGGGTCTGTCCAAACAGCTCGACTGGGATGTGCGAACCATCCAGCGCTGGTTCAGACAACGCCGAAACCAGGAGAAGCCCAGCACCCTTGCACGATTCTGTGAAAGCAT GTGGAGATTTACATTCTATCTATACATATTTACTTATGGAGTGCGTTTCCTTAAAAAG ACTACATGGCTTTGGAACACTAAAGAGTGCTGGTACAACTACCCTTACCAG CCACTGACTGTGGACatccattattattatatactgGAGCTGTCTTTCTACCTGTCCTTATTCTTTTCACAATTCACAGACATCAGGAGGAAG GATTTCCTGATCATGTTCCTGCACCATGTTGCAACAATCTCCCTCATCACCTTTTCCTACGTGAACAACATGGCCCGAGTGGGAGCGCTGGTCATGTGTCTCCACGATGCAGCCGACGTGCTAATAGAG GCTGCCAAAATGGCAAACTATGCCAAATGTCAGATACTGTGCAACCTCTtgtttgcaatgtttgcaattATCTTCATAAGCTCCAGACTGGCAGTGTATCCTGTTTG GATTTTAAATACCACCTTGTTCGAGAGTTGGGAGATTGTAGGGCCCTACCCGTCATGGTGGGTCTTCAACCTGCTTCTGATCTCGCTGCAGCTGCTTCACTCCTTCTGGTCCTACCTCATAATGAAGACAGCGTGTCGAGCCATCTCCAAAGGGAAG GTGGGAAAATGGAATCCGTTGCAT GTGTCTAAAGACGACCGCAGTGACATCGAGTCCAGCTCCGATGAGGAGGAAACTCCCCCAGCCAATcaaaaacaacacagcagcaGCGGCACCGCCAACGGGACCAACAAAAATCACGGGACCAACGGCTACCTGACAGGGGCCACATATCCCGACGAACACTGA